A DNA window from Eremothecium cymbalariae DBVPG#7215 chromosome 3, complete sequence contains the following coding sequences:
- a CDS encoding short-chain dehydrogenase/reductase (similar to Ashbya gossypii ADL292C): MQSFDRREGIYLGSGLSHLVRSRGISKAVDRWIEMNFISSLQTLAEKMLRFGLPLVGFKLDPSRDIALVTGGAGGLGWELVRELQRKRIVTVVLDIVPPSGLRCLNDIYFYSCDISIPGRIREIHEQIITDVGHVTILINNAAITSDAPLEAMENEQIEKIMQVNLLGPYMLIREFLPSMLSIGRGYIVNIASVLGFVTPARLTAYGASKGGLIALHESLVDELDQFTWINMNNSAYLPSLSSRGSIRSLLVCPGKIDTKMFDNAQSPSKIIAPDLDPKCLAREIIKAIDHNRSGTLKLPYYTNLMTYFKSLDWPWFRLFRLCSGFDSIITERRETNTTMGSNISSRH, from the coding sequence ATGCAATCTTTTGACAGGAGGGAGGGTATTTATTTGGGTAGCGGGTTGTCTCATCTAGTGCGGAGTAGGGGGATCAGCAAGGCGGTTGATAGGTGGATAGAAATGAATTTTATCTCGAGTTTGCAGACACTTGCTGAGAAGATGCTAAGGTTTGGGCTGCCATTAGTTGGATTTAAATTAGATCCGTCCCGAGATATTGCTTTGGTGACGGGGGGGGCTGGAGGGTTAGGGTGGGAGCTTGTTCGTGAGTTACAGAGAAAAAGGATTGTCACAGTTGTATTAGATATCGTTCCACCTTCTGGATTAAGGTGTTTGAACGACATATATTTCTATTCCTGTGACATATCAATTCCTGGGAGAATCCGAGAGATCCATGAGCAGATAATAACGGATGTTGGACATGTTACGATTTTGATAAACAATGCTGCTATTACTTCTGATGCGCCGTTAGAAGCGATGGAGAATGAACAAATAGAGAAGATAATGCAGGTCAATTTACTGGGACCATATATGTTGATCCGTGAATTTTTACCCTCGATGCTATCGATTGGTCGAGGCTATATTGTTAACATTGCATCCGTTTTGGGCTTTGTCACGCCCGCCAGGCTAACTGCGTACGGCGCGTCTAAGGGTGGTTTAATTGCATTACATGAGTCGTTAGTTGACGAGTTAGACCAGTTTACTTGGATAAATATGAACAATTCAGCATACCTGCCATCGCTGAGTAGCAGGGGTAGTATCAGAAGTCTTTTAGTATGCCCTGGGAAAATAGATACCAAGATGTTTGACAACGCACAGTCACCATCCAAAATCATTGCGCCCGACTTGGATCCTAAGTGTCTAGCAAGAGAAATAATAAAGGCTATAGATCATAATAGATCTGGGACATTAAAGTTACCTTATTACACGAATTTAATGACCTACTTCAAGTCTTTAGATTGGCCCTGGTTCAGGCTTTTCAGACTATGTTCGGGTTTTGATTCCATAATAACAGAGAGACGAGAGACAAACACTACCATGGGCAGCAATATCAGTTCAAGacattga
- the IWR1 gene encoding Iwr1p (similar to Ashbya gossypii ADL291W) produces MKHAPEVLRVKRRRDEDSFQTLLLEEEERSSKKGKYVFKLAKTVDHVEGYTPLLKLAKEDENKVFVLEQHQEQQQAQALQKENEGSGEVDEELPLEISEMLEECLKLSAEGRDVASGRLKAGKRHSSQGYVTEMQSLEYVYDVYIREVLPEDDEFVLDEGTVGYIRIVEEQGELLPDEDELSDSQLLSDDEDSNEEHYYRNDYPDDEDDDRSILFGSESEYSEGQETRSYSIPCSEERLEDHPSLPEQDQKTFDPLFESLGGEANLLSSLNTTNYVDLDKLHGEHLDTDEDDDDMSKGSEASFKKYSFFPNEEDDPMATHRDKVFAKLQRMIDQRQPKD; encoded by the coding sequence ATGAAGCATGCTCCGGAGGTGCTCAGGGTGAAGCGAAGAAGAGATGAAGATTCGTTCCAGACGTTGCTGttagaggaggaggagagATCCAGTAAAAAGGGTAAATACGTGTTTAAATTGGCGAAGACGGTTGATCATGTTGAAGGGTACACGCCGTTATTGAAGCTCGCGAAGGAGGATGAAAACAAGGTGTTTGTGTTAGAGCAGCATCaagagcagcagcaggcgCAGGCCCTGCAGAAGGAGAATGAGGGTAGTGGTGAGGTGGATGAGGAGTTACCATTGGAAATCTCGGAAATGTTGGAAGAATGCTTAAAGCTGAGTGCTGAAGGGAGGGATGTTGCATCTGGGAGGCTTAAGGCGGGTAAGCGACATAGTTCCCAAGGCTACGTTACGGAGATGCAGTCGCTCGAATATGTTTACGATGTGTATATTAGAGAGGTTCTTCCTGAGGATGATGAGTTTGTTCTGGACGAAGGTACGGTAGGGTACATACGAATCGTGGAGGAGCAAGGAGAACTGCTCCCAGATGAGGATGAGCTATCGGATTCACAGCTCCTCTCGGATGACGAAGACTCGAATGAAGAGCACTATTATAGGAATGACTACCCcgatgatgaggatgatgataggTCTATTCTGTTTGGTAGTGAATCTGAATATTCTGAGGGCCAGGAGACACGCTCATATAGTATTCCGTGTAGCGAGGAGAGACTAGAAGACCATCCCAGTCTACCTGAACAAGACCAAAAGACTTTTGATCCCTTGTTCGAGAGTCTAGGTGGAGAAGCGAACCTTTTAAGTTCATTAAACACCACTAATTATGTAGATTTGGACAAACTTCATGGCGAACATCTTGACactgatgaagatgatgatgacatGTCGAAGGGTTCAGAAGCATCTTTCAAGAAGTACAGTTTCTTCCCCAACGAAGAAGACGACCCAATGGCTACACATAGGGACAAGGTATTCGCTAAGCTGCAGAGAATGATCGATCAGCGGCAACCAAAAGACTAG
- the RPL9A gene encoding 60S ribosomal protein uL6 (similar to Ashbya gossypii ADL290W) codes for MKYIQTDQSLDIPEGVTVNIKARIVTVTGPRGTLEKNLKHIDVTFNKVSNKQITITVHNGDRKHVAALRTVKSLISNMITGVTKGFKYKMRYVYAHFPINVNIVEKDGAKFIEIRNYLGDKKVRLVPVREGVSIEFSTNQKDEIVLSGNSIENVSQNAADIQQICRARNKDIRKFLDGIYVSEKGVLSDDA; via the coding sequence ATGAAGTACATTCAAACTGACCAGTCTTTGGACATTCCAGAAGGCGTTACCGTTAACATCAAAGCCAGAATTGTCACTGTTACTGGACCAAGAGGTACCTTGGAAAAAAACTTGAAGCACATTGATGTTACTTTCAATAAAGTTTCTAACAAGCAGATCACCATTACGGTTCACAACGGTGACAGAAAGCATGTTGCTGCTTTGAGGACTGTGAAGTCGTTGATCTCCAATATGATTACTGGTGTGACCAAGGGTTTCAAGTACAAGATGAGATATGTTTACGCGCATTTTCCTATCAATGTGAATATTGTTGAGAAAGATGGTGCCAAGTTCATTGAGATCAGAAACTACTTGGGTGACAAAAAGGTTAGACTTGTGCCAGTCAGAGAGGGTGTTTCTATTGAGTTTTCTACCAACCAAAAGGACGAAATCGTTTTATCCGGTAACTCTATCGAGAACGTCTCTCAGAACGCTGCTGACATCCAGCAAATCTGTCGTGCTAGAAACAAGGATATCAGAAAGTTCTTGGATGGTATCTACGTCTCCGAAAAGGGTGTTCTTAGCGACGATGCTTAG
- a CDS encoding uncharacterized protein (similar to Saccharomyces cerevisiae YOL105C WSC3): MKLIALIISTMFAIFAYADTFQYKGCYSKDDLASKLVAKGAYTYQSRGWCQSQCPSAAVLALLNGSDCFCGDDAKVLKGLKTVEEAKCNKPCNGYPFEVCGSENYLSVLLNDKFKNDV; encoded by the coding sequence ATGAAGTTGATTGCCCTAATTATAAGTACCATGTTTGCAATTTTTGCATACGCAGACACCTTCCAATACAAAGGATGCTACTCCAAAGATGATCTAGCTAGCAAGTTGGTAGCCAAGGGAGCTTACACCTACCAATCACGTGGATGGTGTCAATCGCAATGTCCATCTGCTGCGGTATTAGCTTTATTGAATGGAAGTGACTGTTTCTGTGGGGACGATGCGAAAGTATTGAAAGGCCTGAAGACCGTTGAAGAGGCCAAATGTAATAAGCCATGTAACGGATACCCATTTGAAGTGTGCGGCTCTGAAAATTACCTCTCCGTGTTATTGAAtgataaattcaaaaacgATGTTTAA
- the NUP84 gene encoding Nup84p (similar to Ashbya gossypii ADL289C), translating into MALDLTESNQILKKFAKVLTEYQSSIIRGYDEQDPFQLVQEFRSIAGEAALDYVRLIEEDQNKIKFTNFELEAKLWSLVELLVSFRISDDSPAEVVPHSYKSDAVFKKELLQKDRALYEIWLIISWIQENLTIPPRPESLPTTKWSHSMLSGGIKSNDLDYPLREGSASIDPKDLEDDHQFYRFIYELILAGEYDEVRRECEYSDNLTLSMIMCGLEDYVDPKKDIELAQNCDSHQGIKKHALWRRAVYVLSQNPNLDKYEAAIYKFLAGTIPDGLDAGDVDWDKELLVYLNEIWNIRIENYLLERGRVDKEELITAMPSEPLSLENVLNIVASKNPEESEHPIRVLMGSVILNTISPVIKSFNDILSDVVKGVDCESELLLEPYLLRILTHLVIFLDKTCPELIKESEKSRLITTYVTLLTLYEQHELIPVYISFLNADYAMDVYSYFLSNLRNPKNRERQLELCHFLQLPTANILRKTGQRIFNDTESHYNPSEVIAVNFEVTEIDRCLMSAVDWLLEGRLHSDSVDSIIALCRRFLINGKVKSLENFFDNHKIDDIIKNYELDMLAAREENPEDRFVQEITQYSNFVNVFKRYNEWEDTCKAYTIDSNLPTVLKQFKALSNSLRHLVTTFLVDLTENAETDNSDNDILHSIRSLYIPYMIIELHMCYMEAATKFKIDSFIQEAIRLSVLVANETEKIYLLFQSSGKLREYLQLVAKAITISGH; encoded by the coding sequence ATGGCACTTGATCTCACCGAGTCCAATCAAATACTAAAGAAATTTGCGAAAGTACTGACGGAATATCAGAGCTCAATAATTCGTGGGTATGACGAGCAAGATCCTTTTCAATTGGTACAAGAATTTAGGTCGATTGCAGGCGAAGCAGCTTTAGACTATGTTCGTTTGATCGAAGAGGACCAGAACAAGATTAAATTCACTAATTTTGAACTAGAGGCAAAGTTATGGTCGTTGGTTGAGTTGTTAGTCTCTTTTAGGATATCAGACGATAGCCCAGCTGAAGTTGTTCCCCACAGTTACAAGTCTGATGCCGTTTTCAAGAAAGAATTGCTACAGAAGGATCGTGCTCTTTATGAAATCTGGTTAATAATTTCTTGGATCCAGGAGAATCTAACTATTCCTCCTAGGCCTGAATCACTCCCTACTACTAAGTGGTCACATTCTATGTTGTCTGGAGGTATTAAGAGCAATGATTTGGATTATCCCTTGCGCGAGGGGTCTGCTTCCATTGATCCAAAAGATCTTGAAGATGATCACCAGTTCTATCGGTTTATATATGAGTTGATTTTAGCAGGTGAATATGATGAAGTGAGACGAGAATGTGAATATAGCGATAATTTGACGCTGAGTATGATCATGTGCGGTTTAGAAGATTATGTAGATCCCAAAAAGGACATAGAGTTAGCCCAAAATTGTGATAGCCATCAAGGTATTAAAAAACATGCTTTGTGGCGAAGAGCCGTTTATGTGTTGTCACAGAATCCAAATTTGGATAAATACGAAGCCGCGATTTACAAGTTCTTAGCAGGAACCATTCCAGATGGCTTAGATGCAGGAGATGTCGACTGGGATAAAGAGCTCTTAGTTTACTTAAACGAAATTTGGAATATCAGAATTGAAAACTATTTACTGGAACGAGGGAGAGTCGATAAGGAAGAATTAATTACTGCTATGCCATCCGAGCCTCTTTCATTGGAAAATGTTCTCAACATCGTGGCATCCAAAAATCCAGAAGAAAGCGAGCATCCCATAAGAGTGCTAATGGGTTCAGTAATTCTGAATACCATATCCCCGGTTATAAAATCATTCAACGACATACTTTCCGATGTTGTTAAGGGGGTAGATTGTGAGAGCGAATTATTATTGGAACCATATTTGCTAAGAATACTAACACATCTTGTGATTTTCCTGGATAAAACCTGCCCTGAGTTAATAAAGGAATCAGAGAAATCAAGGCTAATAACTACTTATGTTACTTTACTTACTCTTTATGAGCAACATGAACTGATTCCTGTTTATATCAGCTTCTTGAATGCAGATTATGCAATGGATGTGTATTCCTATTTCTTATCCAATTTGAGAAACCCTAAAAATCGTGAAAGACAGTTAGAACTTTGCCATTTTTTGCAATTACCTACTGCCAATATATTACGGAAAACTGGGCAACGTATTTTTAACGACACCGAATCGCATTACAACCCTTCAGAAGTGATTGCGGTTAATTTCGAGGTTACAGAAATCGACCGTTGTTTAATGTCGGCTGTAGATTGGCTGCTCGAAGGAAGACTTCATTCAGATTCTGTGGACTCTATCATTGCTCTGTGCAGAAGATTCTTAATCAACGGTAAAGTAAAatctttggaaaatttttttgataacCATAAGATTGATGATATAATTAAGAATTATGAATTAGATATGCTTGCTGCCAGAGAAGAAAACCCAGAAGATAGATTCGTTCAAGAAATAACACAATACAGCAATTTTGTCAATGTGTTTAAAAGGTATAATGAATGGGAAGATACTTGCAAAGCGTATACCATAGACTCCAACTTACCCACGGTATTAAAACAGTTTAAAGCTCTTTCCAACTCACTCCGCCATCTAGTCACGACTTTCTTAGTTGACCTGACGGAAAATGCCGAAACGGATAATAGTGATAATGACATTTTGCACAGTATTAGATCGTTATACATCCCATATATGATTATCGAGTTACACATGTGTTATATGGAAGCAGCTACCAAGTTTAAAATTGACTCGTTCATACAAGAGGCAATTCGTCTTTCTGTATTGGTTGCGAATGAGACAGAAAAGATATATCTGCTCTTTCAGTCCAGCGGTAAACTAAGAGAGTATCTTCAATTAGTGGCGAAAGCAATAACAATAAGTGGTCATTGA
- the CYK3 gene encoding Cyk3p (similar to Ashbya gossypii ADL288C) yields the protein MSGPLPNTPFKVRALYSWSGEQGQDLGFLESDLIEVTKVKGDWLYGRLLRNKKTGYFPLGYVQLIQEVYNSFNSLSPKKPYDTGSTPTTSPSKLQNAKSTLPPIPRRSSAIENDHEDIYSTMSRDGTSPLSFPGELSPSSRRIQHYEKGFRTPPRMSPYHYGSSSNISPISNDNSIKPFPHRYGGRFFGIDSNGSSESVNKLNMQNKGDYTRERSKSDLPPLPPIPDTTSSNTNVGKSPQSPLFYAGGTASHSCNELYSRDSSARRSPMEDSNLTANYFNSNHNFYDGYAPSSFGELGSAHIFANTRYMEESLTASEESFAMMSDFSASSAGSLARHRFAQSFTDSMNNSNDPLEDNASQPREFGVPNKMTEILRKVLGTGTSNSTGMPKLPDLSNLNISDGDASTWLQAQAHLHRSNTLSSKEKRERERRVLCENRDVVLRPQEYINEEINTNDVLHGQKPGVVDIELKCLDVERIDLKTRKRCQQTGPFTVESFADYNFRSGYKTQIEQLRGLYTFCTEFFRLIDDRGKTNFEQEPKDIDGALHHNYCTPYQLTWIFKRMANTLGIQCDLIVGFLKTPNADNLTFKLNHCWLRVLVNGEMRLIDVILGNISNPIHEYVNNRKQIHAEDFYFLAQPLHLIYTHVPQYYDEQHIIPAIDRSIALCLPLVFPTFFKNDLRIYKFSLGLCELQNSEIFECSIKLPFDIDIHTSVITNGRNGDKFRNMNLSLVQFRLHKRNRVAVIKAVLPPGVSSGILHIHSGITVTCSNITELSPLSMMIPLTHVGTSKEYEFVARISSSDSQKVDVYIKEPQNKFLFTGNEYTFQIIQTPCDGLVYDSYSHVSKPLKVIMLQAPSGKVYKLRKSDPNQEFGTWEHITKINEPGIWVGLVTSDSGSGWCPFAKWTCI from the coding sequence ATGTCTGGCCCTTTACCTAACACCCCATTTAAAGTGAGGGCGTTGTACTCTTGGTCTGGCGAACAGGGACAAGATTTGGGCTTTTTAGAAAGCGATTTGATTGAAGTCACTAAAGTTAAAGGTGATTGGCTATATGGAAGGTTATTGAGAAATAAAAAGACGGGTTATTTTCCATTAGGTTATGTACAGCTTATCCAAGAGGTGTACAACAGTTTTAATTCGCTGTCTCCAAAGAAGCCGTACGACACCGGTAGTACTCCAACAACATCTCCTAGTAAGCTCCAGAACGCTAAAAGCACACTACCTCCAATTCCTAGACGCTCTTCAGCTATTGAAAATGACCatgaagatatttattCTACTATGAGTAGAGATGGAACATCTCCTTTATCTTTTCCGGGCGAGCTATCTCCTTCAAGCAGACGAATCCAACATTATGAAAAGGGCTTTCGGACACCACCACGCATGAGCCCTTATCATTATGGTTCATCATCCAATATCAGTCCAATTTCGAACGACAATTCAATCAAACCTTTCCCTCATCGCTATGGAGGTCGcttttttggaattgatAGTAACGGATCTAGCGAGTCAGTCAACAAGTTGAATATGCAAAATAAAGGTGACTATACAAGAGAAAGATCCAAGTCTGATTTACCGCCATTACCACCAATTCCTGATACTACTTCTAGTAACACTAATGTTGGAAAGTCTCCCCAGAGCCCGCTATTTTATGCTGGGGGCACAGCTTCACATTCCTGCAATGAATTGTATAGCAGAGACTCATCAGCAAGGCGTTCTCCAATGGAAGATAGCAACCTTACTGCTAACTATTTCAACTCAAATCATAATTTTTATGATGGGTATGCACCATCTAGCTTTGGTGAGCTGGGCTCTGCTCATATATTTGCAAATACGCGCTATATGGAAGAATCATTAACAGCCAGCGAAGAAAGTTTTGCAATGATGAGTGATTTCAGTGCCTCCAGTGCAGGAAGTTTAGCGAGGCATAGATTTGCTCAATCTTTTACTGACTCAATGAACAACTCAAACGATCCCCTAGAAGATAATGCAAGTCAACCTAGAGAGTTCGGTGTTCCAAACAAGATGACCGAAATTTTGAGGAAAGTACTAGGTACTGGAACTTCTAATTCAACCGGTATGCCAAAACTACCAGATTTAAGCAACCTAAATATTAGTGATGGCGATGCCTCAACTTGGTTGCAGGCTCAAGCTCACTTACACAGATCTAATACTTTGAGCTCTAAAGAAAAACGCGAACGTGAAAGAAGAGTACTGTGTGAAAACAGAGATGTTGTTCTACGTCCacaagaatatattaatgaagaaattaataCCAATGATGTACTTCATGGACAGAAACCTGGAGTTGTTGATATCGAATTGAAATGTTTGGATGTCGAAAGAATAGACCtcaaaacaagaaaacGATGCCAACAAACTGGCCCATTTACTGTGGAGTCATTTGCTGATTATAATTTCAGATCTGGTTATAAGACACAGATTGAACAACTCAGAGGCCTATACACATTTTGTACAGAATTTTTTCGATTGATTGATGATCGTGGCAAAACAAATTTTGAGCAAGAACCTAAAGATATAGATGGAGCTTTACACCATAACTATTGTACGCCATATCAACTAACATGGATATTTAAGAGGATGGCGAATACGTTAGGAATCCAATGTGATCTAATTGTTggatttttgaaaacacCCAATGCAGATAATTTGACATTTAAATTAAACCATTGTTGGCTGCGAGTTTTGGTAAATGGTGAAATGAGGCTTATTGACGTCATATTGGGCAATATTTCCAACCCAATCCATGAATATGTTAATaatagaaaacaaatacatGCGGAAGACTTCTATTTTTTAGCGCAACCGTTGCATTTAATTTATACTCATGTGCCACAGTATTATGATGAACAACATATAATTCCGGCAATTGACAGAAGTATCGCTCTATGTCTACCTTTGGTGTTCCCAacgtttttcaaaaatgacCTTAGAATTTACAAATTCAGCCTGGGTTTGTGTGAACTTCAGAATTCTGAGATTTTTGAGTGCTCAATAAAGCTGCCTTTCGACATAGATATCCACACCTCTGTGATTACTAACGGACGTAATGGTGACAAATTCAGAAACATGAATTTATCTTTGGTGCAGTTTAGACTGCATAAGAGAAATCGTGTTGCAGTTATTAAAGCTGTGTTGCCACCAGGAGTCAGTAGTGGCATTTTGCATATTCATTCGGGTATCACGGTGACGTGCTCCAATATAACAGAGTTATCCCCACTATCTATGATGATCCCCTTAACACATGTTGGCACCTCCAAAGAATATGAATTTGTTGCCAGGATTTCATCTTCCGACTCCCAAAAGGTAGATGTCTATATAAAAGAGCCACAGAATAAGTTCTTGTTCACAGGTAATGAATACACATTTCAAATTATCCAAACTCCATGCGATGGCCTGGTCTATGATTCATATAGTCATGTCTCTAAACCCCTAAAAGTAATAATGCTACAGGCTCCATCTGGGAAGGTTTACAAGTTAAGGAAGAGCGATCCAAATCAAGAATTTGGAACATGGGAGCACATTACAAAGATTAACGAACCTGGGATTTGGGTCGGTTTGGTAACGTCAGACTCAGGTTCAGGCTGGTGTCCCTTTGCTAAATGGACCTGTATCTAA
- the ARO2 gene encoding bifunctional chorismate synthase/riboflavin reductase [NAD(P)H] ARO2 (similar to Ashbya gossypii ADL287C), whose product MSSFGVLFRVTTYGESHCKSVGCIVEGVPPGMSLTEEDIQTQLTRRRPGQSKLSTPRNEKDRVEIQSGTEFDKTLGTPIGMIVKNEDQRPHDYGEMDQYPRPSHADFTYIEKYGIKASSGGGRSSARETIGRVAAGAIAEKFLKLVSNVEIVAFVSQIGTVKMNRNPFDPSFQHVLNTITREQVDASGPIRCPDPSVSTAMVKEIEKYRGEKDSIGGVVTCVVRNVPVGLGEPCFDKLEAMLAHAMLSLPASKGFEIGSGFAGVELPGSKHNDPFVFNKEDGRLRTKTNNSGGIQGGISNGEHIYFSVPFKSAATISQEQETSTYSGTNGILAAKGRHDPSVTPRATPIVEAMTALVLADAYLIQKSREATRNIVN is encoded by the coding sequence ATGTCTAGCTTTGGTGTGCTATTCAGGGTCACCACCTATGGGGAATCTCACTGTAAATCCGTCGGTTGTATTGTCGAAGGAGTTCCTCCAGGCATGTCTTTGactgaagaagatattcaAACTCAATTGACTAGGCGGAGACCTGGCCAGTCAAAGTTGTCTACGCCCAGGAACGAGAAAGATAGAGTTGAAATTCAATCAGGTACAGAGTTTGATAAGACCTTAGGCACACCTATTGGTATGATTGTGAAAAACGAAGATCAAAGGCCTCATGATTATGGCGAAATGGATCAATATCCAAGGCCATCGCACGCGGATTTTACTTATATTGAGAAGTATGGCATCAAAGCTTCATCTGGAGGTGGCCGTTCTTCTGCAAGAGAAACTATTGGAAGAGTTGCTGCTGGGGCAATTgctgaaaagtttttgaagttggtTTCTAACGTCGAGATCGTTGCTTTCGTATCCCAAATTGGAACTGTGAAGATGAATCGTAATCCGTTTGACCCCTCTTTCCAACATGTGTTGAACACTATAACTAGGGAACAGGTAGATGCCTCTGGTCCTATTCGTTGTCCGGATCCCTCCGTTTCTACCGCTATggttaaagaaattgaaaagtatAGAGGTGAGAAGGATTCCATCGGAGGTGTTGTAACATGTGTCGTTAGAAATGTTCCAGTGGGGCTCGGTGAACCCTGCTTCGACAAATTAGAGGCGATGTTGGCTCATGCTATGCTTTCCCTTCCAGCCTCAAAAGGGTTTGAAATCGGCTCGGGTTTTGCTGGTGTCGAACTCCCAGGTTCGAAGCATAACGATCCTTTCGTCTTCAATAAAGAAGATGGAAGGTTAAGGACCAAAACCAATAATTCAGGCGGTATACAGGGTGGAATTTCGAATGGAGAACATATCTACTTCTCGGTTCCCTTCAAATCTGCGGCGACTATATCTCAAGAGCAGGAAACATCCACCTACAGTGGCACGAATGGTATTTTGGCCGCTAAGGGCAGACATGATCCGTCTGTTACACCGAGAGCTACGCCAATTGTTGAAGCGATGACTGCTTTAGTTTTAGCCGATGCTTACTTGATTCAAAAATCTAGAGAGGCTACCAGAAACATCGTAAACTAA